The Kribbella amoyensis genomic sequence TGCGCTCGATCGACTCCCGGCTGCGCGCGGTGGAACAAGCCGTCAAGACCGCCGAGGACGAGGTCTGGAACCGCAGCAACCCCGAGGCCCGCGCCCGCGCCGAGGCCACGGTCAAGCAGCTCCAGTCCCTGATCGCCGATCTGGAGAAGCAGGCCGCCAAGGCCGAGTCCCAGGGCAACACCCGCAAGGCCAACGAAGCCCGCGAAGCCATCGCCGCCCGCCGCGAATGGCTCACCCAAGCCCAGAACGCCCTCACCGACTTCAGCTGATATCGCTGACTGCTCGCCGTGGCCTGTGGACAACGGCGAGCAGTGATCGCGCCTTCTCGGCGATCATGCCGGGATGTTTCCTTGTGACCTCCCGCTGTACTTCGCCGGGCTGCCCTTCACCAAGCGCCAGATAGGCAGCAAGCTGCCGTGGTTGCTGGGCGCCGGCGAGATCCGCCGCGTCGTCGGCGACGTGTACGTCGACACCCGCGTCCCCGACTCCCCAGCCCTCCGCGCCGCGGCCGCCGCGAAGGCGATCCCGGCCGGCGCTGTCGCCTGCGGCGAACTCGCTGCCTGGGTGCACGGCATCGACACCACAGCGCTGGGCAGGTCCTCATCCGCCCGCGGCCGCTCGTCGGCTGGACGCAGCCCTCGTCGTGAACCGCCTGCCGACGCCGATGCTGTCCGTCTTGAGTTCGTGCGGGAGGGCGCGGACGTTGTGGACCTTGGGGATTTGCGGGTCAGCAGTCCTGTGGCTACCGGGGTGCAGCTTGCTATGCAGCTTCCTCGGCCGTTTGCGTTGTCGGCGGTGGACGCGATGCTTCGGGCGGGGACCGTGGATCGGTGGGCGCTTCGGGCGGCTTCCGCGGCGTACGACGGGCAGCCGGGGATTCGGCAGGCCCGGGAGATCTTGCGGTACGCGGATCGGCGGGCTGCTTCGCCGGGTGAGTCCTGGCTCCGGCTCCGGTTGATCGACGCCGGCTTCGGTCGGCCCGAGGCGCAGTACCGGGTGGCCGGCGCCAGGCGGGAGTACCGGATCGACCTCGCGTACCCCGAGCCGGTCGACGACGGACAGCAGCTCGGGTTGGAGTACGACAGCGACGCCTGGCACTCGCGCGATCGCGATCAGCAACGCGACGACCTCCGCCGCCAGGAGCTGGAGGAGCTCGGCTGGCACCTCCTCTCCGTCCGCCGCCCCGACCTCTGGGGCAGCTACCCCGCTCTCGAACTGGCCGTCGGCTCCTTCCTCGGCCGTCATCCCCGTCTCCCCCGGCGCTGGTGAATCGACGCTTCCAATAGTTAACGATCCGTGCAACTATTGCGTGATGGTGGACGTATCGGTCGATCGGGTCTTCGAGGTTCTGGCGGATCCGACCCGACGGCAGGTGGTTCAGCTGTTGGGAGCGGGACCGCGGCGAGCCGGGGAGTTGGCCTCGGCCGCCGGGGTCTCGCCACCCGCCATGAGCCGGCATCTGCGGATCCTGCTCTCGGCACAGGTGATCGCCGACGAGCGGGTGCCTGACGACGCGCGCGTCCGGGTGTTCCGGCTGCGGCCCGAGCCCGTCGTCGCCGTGCAGGCCTGGCTCGATCAGGTCCAGGCGCACTGGCAGGAGCAACTGGGAGCGTTCAAGCAGCACGTCGAGCAGAGGGAGTCATCGTGACCAAGCAGTCCGCGTCCGCGACCGTCGAGGTCGCCGCCGAACCGGGCACCGCGTTCCACGTCTTCACCGCGGAGATCGACCTGTGGTGGGTCCGCGGTCCGATCAACTTCTTCGACGCCGGCCGCGCGATCGGCATGCAGATCGAACCGGGCGTCGGCGGCCGCATCCTCGAGGTGTACCGCCGCGCCGCCGGCGACACCGGCGAGGACGTCCTCGAACTCGGCCGCATCACCGTCTGGGAACCAGGCGCGCGCTTCGCGTACCGGAGCTCGGTCGACGACACCGAGACCGACATCCGCTTCGAACCGTGCGAAGCCGGCACCCGGGTGAGCGTCGAGCAGACGCTGCTACCTGGTGGCGACAAGGCGTTCTACTTCTGGCCGAACGTGATCCCGTGGCTCGTCACCTGGACAGCGCGCCGCGGCTCAGGCATGTCCAAGCCGGGCGAACTCGGCCGGCTGAGCATCGCGCTGTACTACGCGAACCCGGTCGCCGCGGCCGAGTGGCTGCAGAAGGTGTACGGACTCGAGCCGAGCCTGGAAGTCCCCGACGAGGACGGCCATCCGTCCTGGATCGAGTTCCGCATCGGCTCCTCGGCCATCCTGCTCTTCCCGCAGACCGACTCGACCGACGCCCCGCGCAACGACCATGAGGTGTGGGTCTACGTCGACGACCTCGACGCCCACTTCGCTCACAGCACCGACCAGGGCGCCACGATCACCACGCCGATCCAGCAGCACGGATACCGGGCGTACCAGACCACCGACCTCGAGGGCCACCACTGGACCTTCGCCCAAGCCACCCCCACCACGGAGTAGCGCCCACCCGGGTCGGCTACTGGGTGACGCGGTAGACGTCGAAGACGCCTTCGACCGAGCGGACCGCCTTGAGGACGTGGCCCAGGTGGGTCGGGTCGCCCATCTCGAAGGTGAAGCGGGACTTGGCGATCCGGTCGCGGGTCGTCGTCAGCGCCGCGGACAGGATGTTCACGTGGTAGTCGGAGAGCACGCGGGTGATGTCCGACAACAGCCGGGCCCGGTCCAGCGCCTCGACCTGGATCGCGACCAGGAAGACGGACTGGGCCGTCGGGGCCCACTCGACCTCGACGATGCGCTCGGGCTGGGTCTGCAGGTTCGCCACGTTCGCACAGTCGGCGCGGTGCACCGAGACGCCGGCGCCGCGGGTGATCCAGCCGATGATCTCGTCACCGGGGACCGGCGTACAGCAACGGGCCAGCTTGGACAGCACGTCGGTGGCGCCCTTGACGATGACACCGGCGTCGCCGCGCGCGGTCCGCTTGCGGCGCTCCCGGGTCTGCGGCAGCCGCAGGCCCTCGGCGAGATCCTCGGCCGCGCCCTCCTCGCCGCCGTACGTCTCGATCAGACGGCGGACGACGGCCTGCGCGCTCACGTGGCTCTCACCGACCGCGGCGTACAGGCCGGTGACGTCGGGGTAGCGCAGCGAGTTCGCGACGGCGGTCAGGGTCTCGTGGGACAGCAGGCGCTGGAGCGGCAGGCCCTCCTTGCGGAGCTGCTTGGCGATCGCGTCCTTGCCGTGCTCGATCGCCTCGTCGCGGCGCTCCTTGGAGAACCAGTGCTTGATCTTGTTCCGCGCTCGGGGGCTCTTGACGAAGCCGAGCCAGTCGCGGGACGGACCGGCACCCTGGGCCTTCGAGGTGAACACCTCGACGACGTCGCCGTTCTCGAGCGTGCTCTCCAGCGGCACCAGCCGGCCGTTGACCCGGGCGCCGATACAGCGGTGCCCGACCTCGGTGTGGATCGCGTAGGCGAAGTCGACCGGTGACGACCCGGTCGGCAGCGACATCACGTCACCGCGCGGGGTGAAGACGTACACCTCGGAGTTGTTGATCTCGAACCGCAGGGAGTCGAGGAACTCCGACGGGTCCGAGGTCTCCCGCTGCCAGTCGACCAGCTGCCGCACCCACGGCATGTCGTTCGGCGCGCCGATCTCGGTGCTCGGCGGACCCGCGACCTCGGGGGCCGGCGCGTTCGGGTCTTCCTTGTACTTCCAGTGCGCGGCGATGCCGTACTCGGCGCGGCGGTGCATCGCGAACGAGCGGATCTGCAGCTCCACCGGCTTGCCCTGCGGGCCGATCACGGTGGTGTGCAGCGACTGGTACATGTTGAACTTCGGCATCGCGATGTAGTCCTTGAACCGGCCGGGTACCGGATTCCACCGCGCGTGCAGGACACCGAGCGCGGCATAGCAGTCCCGGACCGACTCGACCAGCACGCGGATGCCGACCAGGTCGTAGATGTCGCCGAACTCGCGGCCGCGGACGATCATCTTCTGGTAGATCGAGTAGTAGTGCTTCGGCCGGCCGGTGACGGTCGCCTTCACCTTCGCGGCACGCAGGTCCTCGTGCACCTGGTCGATCACCGAGGCGAGGTACTCGTCGCGGGACGGGGCGCGCTCGGCGACCAGCCGGACGATCTCGTCGTACACCTTCGGGTGCAGGGTCGAGAACGACAGGTCCTCGAGCTCCCACTTGATCGTGTTCATACCCAGCCGGTGCGCCAGCGGGGCGTAGATCTCCAGCGTCTCGCGGGCGATCCGCTCCTGCTTCTCCTGCCGCAGGAAGCCCAGCGTGCGCATGTTGTGCAGCCGGTCGGCGAGCTTGATCACCAGCACCCGGATGTCCTTGGCCATCGCGACGACCATCTTGCGGATCGTCTCGGCCTGCGCGGACTCGCCGTACTTGACCTTGTCCAGCTTGGTGACGCCGTCGACCAGCATGGCGATCTCTTCGCCGAAGTCGCGGGTCAGCTCCTCGACCGTGTACGGCGTGTCCTCGACCGTGTCGTGCAGCAGGGCCGCACACAGCGTCGGGGCCGTCATGCCGAGCTCGGCCAGGATGGTGGCGACGGCGAGCGGGTGCGTGATGTACGCGTCGCCGCTCTTGCGCTGCTGGCCGGTGTGGTACTTCTCCGCGGTCCGGTAGGCGCGCTCGATCATGCCGAGGTCGGCCTTCGGGTGGGTGGCCCGGACGACCCGGAACAGCGGCTCGAGCATCGGCGCGCGGTTCGGATGCCGGGTGCCGCCGAGGCGGGCGAGCCGGGCCCGGACCCGCGCGGGCGCGATCCGGGGCGGTTGGGACGCGGGCGGCGGTGAGCCGGCCGCCGGGCGCACCGGTGCGGGCGCGCGCGGAGGCTGCTGCGGTACCACGTCCGGTACCGCCGAGGTCATCGCCGGGTCTTCGCCCACGTGTAAAACCCTTCCGCCGACAGACCACCAGTCTAGGGGGTCGCCACCAACGCCGTGGACCGGCCTGTGGACAACACGCCGCACCGCCACGTGATCGACGACGGACAGTGATGAATCCCTCACCGATCGATGCCGACGGCCCCCAACCGGGCGCCGCGCGTCAGCGGGAGCTCAGACCGTCAGCAGAGCGCTGACCTGCTCCCCCTCGAGCCGCTTACGGCCCGGGAGGAACGACAGCTCGATCAGCACGGTCGTCCCGGCGACCTCGGCGCCGCACCGGCGGATCAGCTTCAGGCAGGCCTCGACCGTACCGCCGGTCGCGAGCACGTCGTCGATGACGAGCACCCGCTCACCGGGGACGAACGCGTCCTGGTGCACCTCGATGGTCGCCTCGCCGTACTCCAGCGCGTACGACTCCTCGTACGTCGCGGCCGGCAGCTTGCCCTTCTTCCGGACCGGGACGAACCCGGCCCCGAGGGCGAGCGCGACCGGGGCGGCCAGGATGAAGCCGCGGGCCTCGATCCCGACCACCTTGTCCACCACCGGCCGGCCGTCGTCGTCCTTGCCGAACGCGGCCAGCGCCTCGACGACGTGGCCGAACCCGGTG encodes the following:
- a CDS encoding ArsR/SmtB family transcription factor, coding for MVDVSVDRVFEVLADPTRRQVVQLLGAGPRRAGELASAAGVSPPAMSRHLRILLSAQVIADERVPDDARVRVFRLRPEPVVAVQAWLDQVQAHWQEQLGAFKQHVEQRESS
- a CDS encoding VOC family protein, which encodes MTKQSASATVEVAAEPGTAFHVFTAEIDLWWVRGPINFFDAGRAIGMQIEPGVGGRILEVYRRAAGDTGEDVLELGRITVWEPGARFAYRSSVDDTETDIRFEPCEAGTRVSVEQTLLPGGDKAFYFWPNVIPWLVTWTARRGSGMSKPGELGRLSIALYYANPVAAAEWLQKVYGLEPSLEVPDEDGHPSWIEFRIGSSAILLFPQTDSTDAPRNDHEVWVYVDDLDAHFAHSTDQGATITTPIQQHGYRAYQTTDLEGHHWTFAQATPTTE
- a CDS encoding RelA/SpoT family protein is translated as MLEPLFRVVRATHPKADLGMIERAYRTAEKYHTGQQRKSGDAYITHPLAVATILAELGMTAPTLCAALLHDTVEDTPYTVEELTRDFGEEIAMLVDGVTKLDKVKYGESAQAETIRKMVVAMAKDIRVLVIKLADRLHNMRTLGFLRQEKQERIARETLEIYAPLAHRLGMNTIKWELEDLSFSTLHPKVYDEIVRLVAERAPSRDEYLASVIDQVHEDLRAAKVKATVTGRPKHYYSIYQKMIVRGREFGDIYDLVGIRVLVESVRDCYAALGVLHARWNPVPGRFKDYIAMPKFNMYQSLHTTVIGPQGKPVELQIRSFAMHRRAEYGIAAHWKYKEDPNAPAPEVAGPPSTEIGAPNDMPWVRQLVDWQRETSDPSEFLDSLRFEINNSEVYVFTPRGDVMSLPTGSSPVDFAYAIHTEVGHRCIGARVNGRLVPLESTLENGDVVEVFTSKAQGAGPSRDWLGFVKSPRARNKIKHWFSKERRDEAIEHGKDAIAKQLRKEGLPLQRLLSHETLTAVANSLRYPDVTGLYAAVGESHVSAQAVVRRLIETYGGEEGAAEDLAEGLRLPQTRERRKRTARGDAGVIVKGATDVLSKLARCCTPVPGDEIIGWITRGAGVSVHRADCANVANLQTQPERIVEVEWAPTAQSVFLVAIQVEALDRARLLSDITRVLSDYHVNILSAALTTTRDRIAKSRFTFEMGDPTHLGHVLKAVRSVEGVFDVYRVTQ
- a CDS encoding adenine phosphoribosyltransferase, with the translated sequence MRSLQEVLTDGIRDIPDYPQAGVVFKDITPLLADHTGFGHVVEALAAFGKDDDGRPVVDKVVGIEARGFILAAPVALALGAGFVPVRKKGKLPAATYEESYALEYGEATIEVHQDAFVPGERVLVIDDVLATGGTVEACLKLIRRCGAEVAGTTVLIELSFLPGRKRLEGEQVSALLTV